Proteins from one Sphingomonas sp. HF-S4 genomic window:
- a CDS encoding LPS-assembly protein LptD codes for MLSAALGLCLAAQARAQQTVEPREAPASQPDLSQSVPSPELQDRPVAPPPPSTESTSANPDEVQFTANELEYDYEKDIVTAAGDVRLNRRSDRLRADRVVWNRTTGQVVAEGNIVIVNPEGDAAYGDRIELTDTLKDGAVENMLVVLEAGGRIAALRGNRTNGVITVENAAYTPCAVVDSEGCPKEPSWKITARRVVYDPTKKRIRYTGARISVFGFATIPLPAFSHPVGGTSDDGFLTPDVRLDRTNGFQVALPYYFSFAPNRDLTITPRVFTDALPMLQGEYRALESFGAYRVTAYGTYSRRADDLTVPVTPETSSNNFRGYIDAVGRFQLSPEWSANASFRVASDRTFLRRYDISRDDRLRNNVRVERIDPDSYFSINAWAVQTLRVGERQGLQPIVLPELDYRRRMDDGLLGGRFEFQLNTLGIARTDGQDSQRAFASARWDLRRLTAWGQEVTFTAYGRADAYNTHDTLTTSIPSYRGDEGFQFRGVAAAAVDVKWPLIGAMFGGTQRITPRFQVVAAPRLENLAVPNEDARAVDLEDSNLFALNRFPGYDRFEDSTRFTWGVDYSLYLPGFSVDANVGQSYRLDSRPTIFPDGTGLTDRVSDIVGRTVVRFRDFLAFTHRYRLDKDNLAIRRNEIDATVGSRSTYVQLGYLRLDRNIGGTLEDLQDREEARVAGRVQIARFWSVSGAALIDLTNAEEDPLSQADGFEPLRHRLGITYEDDCLRLGVTWKRYYSTTGDAQRGNAYLLSLAFKNLGR; via the coding sequence ATGCTGTCGGCCGCGCTGGGTCTGTGCCTTGCCGCCCAGGCGCGCGCGCAGCAGACCGTCGAGCCGAGGGAGGCGCCGGCCAGCCAGCCCGATCTCTCGCAGTCGGTGCCGAGCCCCGAGCTGCAGGACCGCCCCGTCGCGCCCCCGCCCCCCTCGACCGAATCGACCTCGGCCAACCCCGACGAGGTCCAGTTCACCGCGAACGAACTCGAATACGATTATGAGAAGGATATCGTCACAGCCGCCGGCGATGTCCGCCTCAATCGCCGCAGCGACCGGCTGCGCGCCGATCGCGTCGTCTGGAACCGCACCACCGGCCAGGTCGTCGCCGAGGGTAATATCGTCATCGTCAATCCCGAGGGCGACGCCGCTTATGGCGACCGCATCGAGCTGACCGACACCTTGAAGGACGGCGCCGTCGAGAACATGCTCGTGGTGCTCGAAGCCGGCGGCCGGATCGCCGCGCTGCGCGGCAATCGCACCAACGGCGTCATCACCGTCGAGAACGCTGCCTACACCCCCTGCGCAGTGGTCGATTCGGAAGGCTGTCCGAAGGAACCGTCGTGGAAGATCACCGCGCGCCGCGTGGTCTATGATCCCACCAAGAAGCGCATCCGCTATACCGGTGCGCGCATCTCGGTGTTCGGCTTCGCGACGATCCCGCTCCCCGCCTTCTCGCACCCCGTCGGCGGCACCAGCGACGACGGTTTCCTGACTCCCGACGTGCGGCTGGACCGCACCAACGGCTTCCAGGTCGCCTTGCCCTATTATTTCAGCTTCGCGCCCAATCGCGACCTGACGATCACCCCGCGCGTGTTCACCGATGCGCTGCCGATGCTCCAGGGCGAGTATCGTGCGCTCGAAAGCTTCGGCGCCTATCGCGTAACGGCCTATGGCACGTACAGCCGCCGCGCCGATGACCTGACGGTGCCGGTCACTCCCGAGACCTCGAGCAACAATTTCCGCGGCTATATCGACGCGGTCGGCCGCTTCCAGCTCTCGCCCGAATGGAGCGCAAACGCCTCGTTCCGCGTCGCCAGCGACCGCACCTTCCTGCGCCGCTACGACATCTCGCGCGACGACCGGCTGCGCAACAATGTCCGCGTCGAACGGATCGATCCCGACAGCTATTTTTCGATCAATGCCTGGGCAGTGCAGACGCTGAGGGTCGGGGAGCGCCAGGGCCTCCAGCCGATCGTACTCCCCGAGCTCGATTATCGCCGGCGAATGGATGACGGGCTGCTCGGCGGTCGCTTCGAGTTCCAGCTCAACACGCTCGGCATCGCACGCACCGACGGGCAGGATTCGCAGCGTGCATTCGCCAGCGCCCGCTGGGACCTGCGCAGGCTCACCGCCTGGGGCCAGGAAGTGACCTTCACCGCCTATGGCCGCGCCGACGCCTATAACACCCATGACACGCTCACCACGTCGATCCCAAGCTATCGCGGCGACGAGGGCTTCCAGTTCCGTGGGGTCGCCGCTGCGGCGGTCGACGTCAAATGGCCGCTGATCGGCGCGATGTTCGGCGGCACCCAGCGCATCACGCCGCGCTTCCAGGTCGTCGCCGCGCCTAGGCTGGAGAACCTCGCCGTCCCCAACGAGGATGCGCGCGCGGTGGATCTCGAGGATTCTAACCTGTTCGCGCTCAATCGCTTCCCGGGATACGACCGGTTCGAGGATTCGACGCGCTTCACCTGGGGCGTCGACTATTCGCTGTATTTGCCGGGGTTCAGCGTGGACGCCAATGTCGGGCAGAGCTACCGCCTGGACTCGCGGCCGACGATCTTCCCCGACGGCACCGGGCTCACCGATCGTGTCTCCGACATCGTCGGCCGCACAGTGGTGCGCTTCCGCGACTTCCTTGCCTTCACCCACCGCTACCGGCTCGACAAGGATAACCTCGCGATCCGTCGCAACGAGATCGACGCAACGGTCGGCTCGCGCAGCACCTATGTGCAGCTCGGCTATCTTCGGCTCGACCGCAACATCGGCGGGACGCTCGAAGATCTGCAGGACCGCGAGGAGGCGCGCGTCGCTGGCCGCGTGCAGATCGCGCGCTTCTGGTCGGTCTCGGGCGCGGCGTTGATCGACCTGACCAATGCGGAGGAGGATCCGCTGTCGCAGGCCGACGGATTCGAGCCGCTGCGCCACCGGCTCGGAATCACCTATGAGGATGACTGCCTCCGCCTGGGCGTGACCTGGAAGCGCTATTATTCGACCACCGGCGACGCGCAACGCGGCAACGCCTATCTTTTGTCGCTGGCGTTCAAGAATCTGGGGCGCTAG
- a CDS encoding DNA polymerase III subunit chi, translating to MQVDFYHLTQLPLERALPQIADKVLASGGRLLIVAAEAGQRSKLDQLLWTWSAESFLPHGEAGGLDDARQPVLIAGTPEAANGARNIALVDGVWREEALGFDRAFHFFDEERIGEARAAWKGLAEREGVTRNYWKQNDNGRWEKAA from the coding sequence ATGCAGGTCGATTTCTATCATCTTACCCAATTACCACTGGAACGCGCGCTGCCCCAGATCGCCGACAAGGTGCTCGCCAGCGGCGGGCGGCTGCTGATCGTCGCCGCGGAAGCCGGACAGCGCTCGAAGCTCGACCAGCTGCTATGGACCTGGTCTGCCGAGAGCTTCCTGCCGCATGGCGAGGCGGGCGGGCTCGACGATGCGCGCCAGCCGGTGTTGATTGCGGGCACCCCCGAGGCGGCGAACGGCGCGCGCAACATCGCGCTGGTCGACGGCGTGTGGCGCGAAGAAGCCCTAGGGTTCGACCGGGCGTTTCACTTCTTTGACGAGGAGCGGATCGGCGAGGCACGGGCGGCGTGGAAGGGGCTGGCCGAACGCGAGGGGGTGACCCGGAACTATTGGAAGCAGAACGACAACGGGCGCTGGGAGAAGGCGGCCTGA